The sequence TCTCCTCACTTCTTGATATGGCCGGAGGATGGTCATTCTCCACAGTATTTGAGATGAAGGGCCATAACTGGTACTGTTGCCAGACTGCTCTTTTCGGTTCTCTTGTCGCGCCATTAAGCTCCTACAACTAGAGCTGTGTTATCTTAACAGTTTTGCACAGTTTAGGTAAGAGGAAACATTCAGTTGACTCAGACTTTAGATTCGTCTGACGCTAGGGAATTTCCAGTGACGTACAAACCCTCAGTTTGCTTGCATCTGCCCAAAGTCTTCCGAGGAGGCAGAAACCTACACATTTCCTGACAAATTTCGGTGCACTGCACCTACATCGCTCTACATATTTtttcgatattttttttattaactttaACCGTTACATCAAAATGATACATCCACATTAGAGTCTATTTCCAGCCTGTGGGTAACTAAGACGCACACAACCTAAGTCGCTCTACATATAGTGCACAGGAGCACCATCTCGTGCAGAAAGCAAGCGCAAAATCACTAGACTGATAAGGCTCCTCTTGCATTCAAGGATCGGATCAGCATGGGCAACTCTTCGTCTCGCAGTATTTggatttctcttcttcttcttcttcttctgcaatCTTTCATGTACTGTTTCTTATGTCTGAACTACTGTTTTCATTTTCAGGCCGATCGAACCGGAAATCCGAGGTGACATCTTCGTCTCCGGCGCTGAAAACCTTCAAGTGGACCATCGATGGCTTCTCCTCGCTTCTTGATAAGGGTGAAGGAGAGACACAGTCCAGAGTGTTTGAGATCATGGGCTATAACTGGTATGATTTAATGAGCTTATGGGCAGTGGAGAAGCATGAAGTGGGAGTAGTATAAAGATTGTATACACAAAAGCTTAGTATCAACTTATTATGATCAGATTGTCACCTTTCTGTCTCTCTATCTCTCGACTTATTTGCACTGTGCAGGTGTTTGAAGTTGAATCCAAGGGACAGAAAGAGCGACGACGATGATCAGGAGTATGTTTCTCTGAGGCTTGAGCTGTTGGGGACTTCTGTCAGTGATGTGAAGCCTGATACTATTGTAGAAGCATctttcaagttcttgatatacGATAGGTTATATGGAAAGCACGTTGAACATCAAGGTAGTATAGCAAATTAATTGCTGCCGATTGGAATAGCTGGTTTATTAGACTGTCAGATATAACTTACAAACTGGCTGTTTTTTAAACTAAAACCTTTTATGTTCTTGTGTcctcatttttgtttttctctggAATATCTGTGTTTTCATCTACGAGCATTTCATTTGTAGCCATTGTTTCTTTCGGTAAATTGCTGTTTCTGAATAGAATAAATGACTCATGCTTTATTTCCTTTCCCCTGCAGTCAGCCACAACTTCCAGACAGCAAGCACAAGCTCTGGGATATCATACATGATTCCCCTCACATCACCGAAGGAACCGTCCTCTGGATCTGTTGACAGCATCAGTTGCGTCGTCTTTGGTGTCGAGTTCACCAAAGTTGTCACTTACAAAGCCAACACGGTGTCGGAAACACTGTTCGTCCAGAAGATGAATACCCTCAACGAGGCCACAACCTACACCTGGGACATTGAGGACTTCTTCGCACTGAAGAGCCCGGGCTTCTCTCCCGAGTTTGAAGCCGGTGGATACAAATGGTGATATCATCTTGAAATTAAACCTGCAATGCTTTTTCAGCCCTTCATATATACTTCGTCGACTAAATTGCAGGACGCTGTCCAATTTGCAGGTCAATCCGTATCTATCCATCAGGTCTTGACAATTATGGGAACCACATCTCCTTGTTCCTGGACATGAAGGCGCCAAATGAGTTCCCTGAAAAAGATGGGATCCTGGTGGAATTCACCTTATCCGTCAAAGACCAGGAAACTGGCAAGCACTGGAAAGGAACAGGTTCGCCTACCCAGCAGAAATTTGCTCGACAAACACCTTATATTCTTGATCCAACAGTTACCTGCACACATTCACTCTTTTTGCAAAATGTAGGCCGGTCCCAGTTCTCAAAGACTGCTTGTGTCTATGGATGGATCAAGTTCATGACGCTTGAGGATTTCAAGGACTCGTCGAATGGTTATCTCGTGAAAACCAAGTGCTGCATCGAAGCTGAGGTCACAATCGTTGGCTCGTCGAAGATGGAGTAGAGCAGCTGCGTGCCCGTGTGCGTGTGTGCTGAATCGCAACGGCGCCGCTGTGGCTACGTCTGTGTACCTACGTGTGTCTGTTTCTCAGATTGTTTGTGCTGAAGATAGTGAAACTGCAAATGTCAAATAAGGCTCAGTCTGTCAGCCATGTCTTGCTGATGTAATGGTATTAGTTCAATATGACTTCAGATGAAGAAACCAAATCGCAAAAAGTCTCCACTCTCCCGTTTATCTCACGAGTGTGCGAGCACGATACATCGTGCACGGGGAGAAACCAAGGACGGCATGTGCGAagaatttttttgcaaagttaGATTATAGTATattctacatcatatatttttcagaatttttcagaattattttaatagtattttgaatttttagattATGCAACTCAAAGTCCAAAGTCATTGCATTCATAATGGAAGAAGAATTAGGTCGAGTGGAAGATGTCATCAACAGATGACTCTCAAGATGACAACACAAAAACTAGATGAATTCAGTCGATATACACGTATGAATTGTTTACCACATTGCGGCTGGTGGTTAGATGTCAGGAACAAGAAGACTCGACGTGGACACTTTTTGTTATCCAGAGCATAAGCACTTTCTTTTTGAACGAAAAGAGCAGAGCTGCCAGCCCGGTTGATAACATCCGTGCACTAGCCGGGTTGGCAAGGACGGTGCTCGTACGGTGTGAGCGCTTGAGTCAGCTCGCGTTCGAGCCTGAGCACTCGCAGAGGCATGCATGGAGCGGACGCGCACGGAGAGACCTCACTTGATCCTACCTCGAAAAGTAGATCATAGAAATAGATCctactgttaaaaaaaaaatagctattcTTCAATTAAGAAGAAGAGTTTATGCGTTCGAGCCTGAGCACTCGCAGAGGCATGCATGGAGCGGACGCGCACGGAGAGACCTCACTTGATCCTACCTCGAAAAGTAGATCATAGAAATAGATCctactgttaaaaaaaaaatagctattcTTCAATTAAGAAGAAGAGTTTATGATATAAAAGATGGGCTGAGCTGCACTATCAACCTAAAAAGGCTAGTTAcgtaagggcatgtttggatcGTTGCATCCGCTTGTGCCTGCATGCGTACACGTTCCGTGAGTGCTGCGTTTGGTTGCCGTGACATGCGCGATAGCAGCCGCTCCGTTTGCATCCGCTTGTGCAAGGATACACGCTGATGCTGCATGAGCGGAGATGCGGGAGTCGACCGTAGCTCAGATGCAGGTCCGGTGGATGCAGCTACTCGTGCGCTGAGTCCACTTGTCAACGGTAATGAACTTCTTATACAGTCTCATATTCAATCTATCAAACACAAACTCTAAACGTTTAGATTTTATTtaactttagattttatttagtgGTATAAGagtgatccaaaaattctaaatgagCAAACTAAGAGCTCGctagcaactcattttaattaatttgatccaaaaaatctaagttaatatttaattaaaattcttcaaaaatcataaaaattcactaatattcttatcctgtgatgtactaatttataaaaatatttctaatcctaggttatttggtaaaaaatgagttttttttaatacaacgtatactcatgcgggcaaccaaacacaatcttttCTCAGTCAGACTCAGCACATACAGCCAACTAAACAGACCCTCCTGCATCAACTCAGCCTACATAACTCGTACAAGTCAAACTGAGGATATTCAgacaaacaaacagaccctaagttACTCACGTAGGCAATAGCTAGAAACACAAAACAACACTAGAACCTCATGTACCAATATACAAGGTAGCGCTAGTGCATAAGCACTTCGATTGGGCAACATGAAAAATTCAGTT is a genomic window of Phragmites australis chromosome 24, lpPhrAust1.1, whole genome shotgun sequence containing:
- the LOC133907053 gene encoding uncharacterized protein LOC133907053, with the protein product MGNSSSRSRSNRKSEVTSSSPALKTFKWTIDGFSSLLDKGEGETQSRVFEIMGYNWCLKLNPRDRKSDDDDQEYVSLRLELLGTSVSDVKPDTIVEASFKFLIYDRLYGKHVEHQVSHNFQTASTSSGISYMIPLTSPKEPSSGSVDSISCVVFGVEFTKVVTYKANTVSETLFVQKMNTLNEATTYTWDIEDFFALKSPGFSPEFEAGGYKWSIRIYPSGLDNYGNHISLFLDMKAPNEFPEKDGILVEFTLSVKDQETGKHWKGTGRSQFSKTACVYGWIKFMTLEDFKDSSNGYLVKTKCCIEAEVTIVGSSKME